From Bacillus alveayuensis, one genomic window encodes:
- a CDS encoding 2-keto-4-pentenoate hydratase (product_source=KO:K02554; cath_funfam=3.90.850.10; cog=COG3971; ko=KO:K02554; pfam=PF01557; superfamily=56529; tigrfam=TIGR03220): protein MKSIAIEKIKRFSDHLAEAEKDRKGVLPLIELDPEITVEEAYQIQLETIKRKTDEGQKIVGKKIGLTSLAMQQLLGVDQPDYGHLLDGMVVENGGKISWDRVLQPKVEAEIAFVLKKDLIGPKVTVMDVLLATEYVVPALEIVDSRVENWNIKLQDTIADNASSGLYVLGGKPLPVHKLDLAQVGMVLYKNGEMKNTGVGAAALGNPAFCVAWLANKLSEFDISLKAGEVILSGALSVAIDAQPGDSFHARFAHLGEVSVSFSK, encoded by the coding sequence TTGAAAAGTATTGCCATTGAAAAAATTAAACGTTTTTCTGATCACCTTGCTGAAGCCGAAAAAGATAGAAAAGGTGTATTGCCTCTTATTGAGCTTGACCCCGAAATTACGGTTGAGGAAGCCTATCAAATTCAATTAGAAACGATAAAAAGAAAAACAGATGAAGGTCAAAAAATCGTTGGTAAGAAAATAGGGTTAACTTCTTTAGCGATGCAGCAATTATTAGGGGTTGATCAGCCTGACTACGGCCACCTTCTAGACGGAATGGTTGTGGAAAATGGTGGAAAAATATCGTGGGATCGTGTTTTGCAGCCGAAAGTAGAGGCAGAGATCGCCTTTGTTTTAAAAAAAGATTTAATCGGGCCAAAAGTAACGGTAATGGATGTTTTACTAGCTACAGAATATGTTGTTCCAGCATTAGAAATTGTAGATAGTAGAGTTGAAAATTGGAACATAAAATTGCAAGATACGATTGCTGATAATGCTTCCTCAGGCCTTTACGTTTTAGGAGGGAAGCCGCTTCCTGTTCATAAGCTCGATTTAGCTCAAGTCGGAATGGTTTTATATAAAAATGGTGAAATGAAGAATACAGGAGTGGGTGCTGCAGCTTTAGGAAATCCAGCATTCTGCGTAGCATGGCTTGCCAATAAGCTTTCTGAATTTGATATTTCTTTAAAAGCAGGAGAAGTAATTTTATCTGGCGCTCTTTCTGTTGCCATCGATGCTCAGCCTGGAGATAGCTTTCATGCACGATTCGCTCATTTAGGAGAAGTGAGCGTTAGCTTTTCAAAGTAA
- a CDS encoding acetaldehyde dehydrogenase (product_source=KO:K04073; cath_funfam=3.30.360.10,3.40.50.720; cog=COG4569; ko=KO:K04073; pfam=PF01118,PF09290; superfamily=51735,55347; tigrfam=TIGR03215), producing the protein MSKMKAAIIGSGNIGTDLMMKLERSEVLQLTTMIGIDPQSDGLRRAKQKGYEVIDTGIKEFLKRPELADIVFDATSAKAHIRHAKLLKEAGKKVLDLTPAAVGAFVVPPVNLKEHIEEGNVNLITCGGQATIPIVHAINRVSSVEYAEIVATISSKSAGPGTRANIDEFTQTTARGIEVIGGAKKGKAIIILNPAEPPILMRNTVNALVDREKMNENDIVKSIEEMVSTVQSYVPGYRMRTEPIIEDNKVTVLLEVEGAGDYLPKYSGNLDIMTASAVKVAEEFAKHELAKQLV; encoded by the coding sequence ATGTCAAAAATGAAAGCAGCCATTATTGGCTCGGGAAACATTGGCACGGATTTAATGATGAAATTAGAACGTTCAGAAGTTCTACAATTAACAACAATGATTGGGATCGATCCGCAATCTGATGGATTACGTCGTGCAAAACAGAAAGGGTATGAAGTGATCGATACAGGAATTAAGGAGTTTTTAAAAAGACCAGAGCTTGCGGATATTGTTTTTGATGCTACTTCAGCTAAAGCTCATATTCGCCATGCAAAGCTGTTGAAGGAAGCGGGGAAAAAAGTACTCGATTTAACACCTGCAGCAGTAGGAGCCTTTGTTGTGCCCCCTGTCAATTTAAAGGAGCATATTGAGGAAGGAAATGTCAATCTTATTACATGCGGTGGGCAGGCGACGATTCCAATTGTCCATGCGATTAATCGAGTGAGTTCTGTGGAATATGCGGAAATTGTTGCAACGATTTCAAGTAAAAGTGCAGGTCCTGGAACGAGGGCGAATATAGATGAATTTACACAGACAACAGCCCGTGGGATTGAAGTAATTGGCGGGGCCAAAAAAGGAAAAGCGATTATCATCTTAAATCCGGCGGAACCCCCAATCTTAATGAGAAATACAGTAAATGCTCTTGTTGATCGAGAAAAAATGAATGAGAATGACATTGTTAAATCGATTGAAGAAATGGTTTCAACCGTACAATCATATGTTCCTGGATATCGTATGCGCACCGAGCCGATTATTGAAGACAACAAAGTGACAGTTTTATTAGAGGTTGAAGGAGCAGGGGATTATTTACCTAAATATTCAGGTAATTTAGATATTATGACAGCATCAGCAGTTAAAGTAGCAGAGGAATTTGCCAAACATGAATTGGCCAAACAATTGGTTTAA
- a CDS encoding 4-hydroxy 2-oxovalerate aldolase (product_source=KO:K01666; cath_funfam=1.10.8.60,3.20.20.70; cog=COG0119; ko=KO:K01666; pfam=PF00682,PF07836; superfamily=51569,89000; tigrfam=TIGR03217) gives MTMKRDVFITEVALRDGSHVVSHQFTVDQVVQVAKALDEAGVPYIEISHGDGLAGSSLQYGFSHTNELELIEAAISVCNQAKISVLLLPGIGTMNDLKEAANLGAKMARIATHVTEADVSAQHIGLAKKLGMETVGFLMMAHSAPVEKLVEQAKLMESYGADVVYVVDSAGALLPHEVRERISALKNALQIEVGFHGHNNLSLAMANTLVAIEEGATRIDGSVRCMGAGAGNTQTEVLVAVLDRLGIQTGIDLYKIMDLAEEIVAPILPAPQEITRDSLILGYAGVYSSFLLHSQKAAKKFGIDSRDILIELGKRKVVGGQEDMIVDVAKELVKKAATVNN, from the coding sequence ATGACGATGAAGCGTGATGTCTTCATTACGGAAGTGGCTTTACGTGACGGCAGTCATGTTGTCAGTCATCAATTTACAGTAGATCAAGTTGTTCAAGTAGCGAAAGCGTTAGATGAAGCGGGAGTACCTTATATTGAAATTTCACACGGTGACGGTTTGGCCGGATCATCTTTACAATATGGATTTTCTCATACTAATGAATTGGAATTAATTGAAGCAGCTATATCTGTTTGCAATCAGGCCAAAATATCTGTTCTCCTTCTTCCAGGTATTGGAACAATGAATGATTTGAAGGAAGCTGCCAATCTCGGAGCAAAAATGGCAAGAATTGCAACACATGTTACTGAAGCAGATGTATCCGCACAGCACATCGGTTTAGCGAAAAAACTTGGTATGGAAACGGTCGGTTTTTTAATGATGGCTCATAGCGCCCCAGTTGAAAAGCTTGTTGAACAAGCGAAATTAATGGAAAGCTATGGAGCCGATGTCGTGTATGTGGTCGATTCAGCTGGTGCCCTTTTGCCTCATGAAGTAAGGGAGAGAATTTCTGCTTTAAAAAATGCTTTACAAATAGAAGTCGGTTTTCACGGTCATAACAATTTGTCGCTTGCCATGGCAAACACTCTAGTTGCCATTGAGGAAGGCGCTACAAGAATTGATGGAAGCGTGCGCTGTATGGGAGCTGGTGCCGGGAATACGCAAACGGAAGTTTTAGTAGCCGTTTTAGACAGATTAGGCATTCAAACGGGCATTGATTTATATAAAATAATGGATTTAGCAGAAGAAATCGTCGCGCCAATTCTTCCGGCTCCGCAAGAAATTACTAGAGACAGCCTGATTTTAGGCTACGCAGGCGTATATTCCAGCTTTTTGCTTCATTCACAAAAGGCTGCCAAAAAATTCGGAATTGATTCCCGCGATATTTTAATTGAATTGGGCAAGCGGAAGGTTGTAGGGGGTCAAGAGGATATGATTGTTGATGTAGCAAAAGAGCTTGTGAAAAAAGCTGCGACTGTGAATAACTAA
- a CDS encoding 2-oxo-3-hexenedioate decarboxylase (product_source=KO:K01617; cath_funfam=3.90.850.10; cog=COG3971; ko=KO:K01617; pfam=PF01557; superfamily=56529; tigrfam=TIGR03218) — protein MEAVQYKETAEFLLQAENERREVLKITNDFPDMTVEDAYKIQEQLVDIKLKQGHRIIGPKMGLTSRAKMEQMKVEEPIYGYIFDYMVIPENGSVSMSEHIHPKVEAEIAFILGKDLEGPGISGVQVLQATQYVVPALEIIDSRYKNFQFTLQDVIADNASSSRVVFGSRLLSPEQLDLDLVGVTLSINGEIKDLGAGASVLGHPANSVAMLANMLARKGEKLQAGEIILTGGITGAVMLSTGDFVSAKFDGIGEVSFFVKE, from the coding sequence ATGGAAGCCGTTCAATATAAAGAAACAGCTGAATTTTTACTTCAGGCTGAAAATGAGAGAAGGGAAGTTCTAAAAATTACGAACGATTTTCCGGACATGACTGTTGAAGATGCTTATAAAATACAGGAACAACTCGTAGACATAAAGCTGAAGCAAGGCCATCGCATCATCGGACCGAAAATGGGATTAACAAGCCGTGCGAAAATGGAGCAAATGAAAGTTGAAGAGCCTATTTATGGCTACATTTTTGACTATATGGTTATTCCTGAAAACGGTTCAGTTTCGATGAGTGAGCACATTCATCCAAAGGTGGAGGCGGAAATTGCTTTCATATTAGGAAAAGATCTTGAAGGACCAGGCATTTCCGGGGTTCAAGTACTTCAAGCGACACAATACGTTGTGCCAGCACTTGAAATTATTGATAGCCGCTACAAAAATTTTCAATTTACTCTCCAAGACGTCATCGCTGATAATGCGTCATCATCTCGAGTAGTTTTTGGGAGCCGCTTGCTGAGCCCAGAACAGCTTGATTTGGATTTAGTCGGTGTAACATTGTCCATAAATGGGGAAATAAAAGATTTAGGGGCGGGGGCTAGTGTCCTTGGCCATCCGGCTAATTCAGTTGCCATGCTGGCCAATATGCTTGCTCGGAAGGGAGAAAAATTACAGGCTGGAGAAATTATTTTAACAGGAGGCATTACAGGTGCTGTTATGCTTTCTACAGGGGATTTTGTTTCAGCGAAGTTTGATGGCATAGGAGAAGTATCATTTTTTGTGAAGGAATAA
- a CDS encoding 4-oxalocrotonate tautomerase (product_source=KO:K01821; cath_funfam=3.30.429.10; cog=COG1942; ko=KO:K01821; pfam=PF01361; superfamily=55331; tigrfam=TIGR00013): MPFISITLIEGRPEEKVKEVIKNVTKVVSETLDAPKENIRVVVTEVPKTHWGIAGTPVSDMPRK, from the coding sequence TTGCCATTCATATCCATTACACTCATTGAAGGAAGACCGGAAGAAAAGGTAAAGGAAGTAATTAAAAATGTCACAAAGGTTGTGAGTGAGACACTTGATGCACCAAAAGAAAACATACGTGTCGTCGTAACAGAAGTGCCGAAAACACATTGGGGAATCGCGGGAACTCCAGTTTCAGACATGCCAAGAAAGTAG
- a CDS encoding 4-hydroxyphenylacetate 3-monooxygenase (product_source=KO:K00483; cath_funfam=1.10.3140.10,1.20.140.10,2.40.110.10; cog=COG2368; ko=KO:K00483; pfam=PF03241,PF11794; superfamily=47203,56645), producing MMNGKEYIESLRDDRVVYLNGEKIEDVTTHPAYRNSVRSIARLYDALHDPNKKSILTKQAEEGYTTHKFFVEAKSSKDLLEARDAIAEWARLTYGFMGRTPDYKASFIGQLKAYANYYEGFEENAKNWYLKAGKELPFINHTIVNPQVDRSKSLHENKDVFVRAIKERDDGIIVSGAKMVGTSAALTHYNFVSNYGPTDLGDGDQSHALIFFVPMNAPGVKMISRQSFELQAARAKSPFNYPLSSRFDENDAVIVLDNVFVPWENVLAYQNVDITNKFFVETGFINRFTFHGCIRFAVKLDFMAGLLLKATEQAGTNKFRGVQVNIGEVLAWRNTFWALSTAMATDPVEGWNKTVMPNLRYGVAYRALAPFVWPKVKNIFEQVLAGGLIQLPSSAEDFLNPELRPYIEKYYRGSGVSAKERVKLYKMIWDAIGSEFGSRHELYEINYGGNTENVRSEIVKVADAIGDSTKFTSYVDQALSEYDLEGWTVENWVNPEREVVKQ from the coding sequence ATGATGAATGGAAAAGAGTATATTGAAAGTCTGCGAGATGATCGAGTTGTTTACTTAAATGGCGAAAAAATCGAAGACGTAACGACACATCCTGCCTATCGAAATTCTGTTCGCTCTATTGCTAGATTATACGACGCTCTACATGATCCGAACAAAAAATCTATTTTAACAAAGCAAGCTGAGGAAGGTTATACAACTCATAAATTTTTTGTAGAAGCAAAGAGCTCGAAAGATTTATTAGAAGCTAGGGATGCCATTGCTGAATGGGCAAGACTAACATACGGTTTTATGGGAAGAACTCCTGATTATAAAGCTTCTTTTATCGGACAATTAAAGGCATATGCCAACTACTACGAAGGATTTGAAGAAAATGCTAAAAACTGGTATTTAAAAGCGGGAAAAGAGCTTCCATTTATTAATCATACCATTGTGAATCCACAAGTAGATCGTTCAAAATCACTGCATGAAAATAAAGATGTGTTTGTTCGTGCCATTAAAGAAAGAGATGATGGCATAATTGTAAGCGGTGCCAAAATGGTCGGAACATCTGCAGCGCTTACACATTACAATTTTGTTTCCAACTACGGACCAACCGATTTAGGAGACGGTGATCAAAGCCATGCCCTAATATTCTTTGTACCAATGAATGCACCAGGTGTTAAAATGATTAGCCGCCAATCGTTTGAGCTTCAAGCGGCAAGAGCTAAATCACCGTTTAATTATCCTTTATCAAGCCGTTTTGATGAAAATGATGCCGTAATTGTTCTTGATAACGTATTTGTTCCTTGGGAGAATGTTTTAGCCTATCAAAACGTTGATATTACGAATAAGTTTTTTGTCGAAACAGGTTTTATTAACCGCTTTACCTTCCATGGATGTATCCGCTTTGCAGTGAAGCTTGATTTTATGGCAGGCTTATTGCTCAAAGCGACTGAACAGGCAGGAACGAATAAGTTTAGAGGTGTTCAAGTCAATATTGGTGAAGTTCTGGCATGGCGCAATACGTTCTGGGCATTGTCCACAGCGATGGCAACAGACCCTGTAGAAGGCTGGAATAAAACGGTAATGCCAAACTTGAGATACGGAGTTGCTTATCGTGCTCTTGCTCCATTCGTTTGGCCAAAAGTGAAAAATATTTTTGAACAAGTTCTTGCAGGAGGACTTATTCAGTTGCCTTCAAGTGCAGAAGACTTTTTAAATCCAGAGCTTCGACCTTATATCGAGAAATATTATCGTGGATCTGGCGTTAGTGCTAAAGAACGCGTCAAATTGTACAAAATGATTTGGGATGCAATTGGAAGTGAATTTGGCAGCCGGCACGAGCTTTATGAAATTAACTATGGAGGCAACACGGAAAACGTTCGTTCTGAAATCGTAAAGG